A genomic stretch from Frigoribacterium sp. PvP032 includes:
- a CDS encoding mannose-1-phosphate guanylyltransferase, with amino-acid sequence MTSTDGLDRFYSIIPAGGIGSRLWPLSRADAPKFLHDLTGSGSTLLRGTWDRLAPLAGEQRIMVVTGRSHRAAVEAQLPALADHNVVLESEPKDSTAAIGLAAAILRRREPDVIIGSFAADHVIADVRGFGRAVREAIALADAGWIATIGITPTEPAIGFGYIHVGEGLDVEGAPSARRVRSFVEKPDLPTAEGYVAGGDHLWNGGMFISRADRLLEQLGETRPELLAGIEELAEAWDTSRRGAVVDAVWPGLEKIAIDYTVAEPAAAAGRLAVVPGDFDWDDVGDFASIAKLHSGGRKSDLAILGENARVLSDASSGIVVGHSGRLISLIGVNDIIVVDTPDALLVTTTANAQRVKSVVDALKLSGRSDVL; translated from the coding sequence ATGACCAGCACCGACGGCCTCGACCGCTTCTACAGCATCATCCCCGCGGGCGGCATCGGGTCGCGCCTCTGGCCCCTCAGCCGTGCGGACGCCCCCAAGTTCCTGCACGACCTCACGGGCAGCGGCTCGACCCTGCTCCGCGGCACCTGGGACCGGCTCGCGCCGCTGGCGGGCGAGCAGCGGATCATGGTCGTCACCGGCCGTTCGCACCGTGCGGCGGTCGAGGCGCAGCTCCCCGCCCTCGCCGACCACAACGTCGTGCTCGAGAGCGAGCCGAAGGACTCGACGGCCGCGATCGGCCTGGCCGCGGCCATCCTGCGTCGTCGTGAGCCCGACGTCATCATCGGCTCGTTCGCGGCGGACCACGTGATCGCCGACGTCCGGGGCTTCGGACGTGCCGTGCGCGAGGCGATCGCCCTGGCCGACGCGGGCTGGATCGCCACGATCGGCATCACCCCGACCGAGCCCGCGATCGGCTTCGGCTACATCCACGTGGGCGAGGGCCTCGACGTCGAGGGCGCGCCCAGCGCGCGACGGGTCAGGTCGTTCGTCGAGAAGCCCGACCTCCCCACGGCAGAGGGCTACGTCGCCGGGGGCGACCACCTCTGGAACGGGGGCATGTTCATCTCCCGTGCCGACCGCCTCCTCGAACAGCTGGGCGAGACGCGACCCGAGCTCCTCGCGGGCATCGAGGAACTGGCCGAGGCGTGGGACACGTCGCGTCGCGGCGCCGTCGTCGACGCCGTCTGGCCGGGCCTCGAGAAGATCGCCATCGACTACACGGTCGCCGAGCCCGCGGCCGCCGCCGGGCGCCTCGCCGTCGTGCCGGGCGACTTCGACTGGGACGACGTCGGGGACTTCGCGTCCATCGCCAAGCTGCACTCGGGCGGTCGCAAGAGCGACCTCGCCATCCTCGGCGAGAACGCGCGCGTGCTCTCCGACGCGTCCAGCGGCATCGTCGTGGGCCACAGCGGCCGGCTCATCTCGCTGATCGGCGTGAACGACATCATCGTGGTCGACACCCCCGACGCCCTGCTCGTCACGACGACGGCGAACGCGCAGCGGGTCAAGAGCGTCGTCGACGCCCTCAAGCTCAGCGGCCGCAGCGACGTGCTCTGA
- a CDS encoding BMP family protein produces MTTTVRRAALGGLALASSVAILAGCASAPEGDGASGGSASSDFVPCMVSDAGGFDDKSFNQLGYEGLTEAAEAEGAEAKTVESADETVYDANLSNLADQGCNLIVTVGFALADATKTAAEANSNIDYATIDDASITADNVKPITFNTSEAAFLAGYAAASYSKTGTVGTFGGMQFPTVTIFMDGFVDGVEYYNEQKSGDVKVVGWDVASQTGTFTGGFEAGTTAKQSAQTLIDQGADVILPVGGPIYQSAAEAIRDSGSDIVLVGADSDTYETDSANSDLFLTSVLKGIKQATDDVTTQASSGDFSNEPYVGTLENDGVGIAPFHDFEDKVDAGLSDELDTIKAGIIDGSIPVESPSSLTN; encoded by the coding sequence TTGACTACAACTGTGCGTAGGGCCGCCCTCGGCGGCCTCGCCCTGGCGAGCTCCGTCGCCATCCTGGCCGGCTGTGCCTCGGCACCCGAGGGCGACGGCGCCTCTGGCGGGTCCGCGTCCAGCGACTTCGTGCCCTGCATGGTCTCCGACGCCGGCGGCTTCGACGACAAGTCGTTCAACCAGCTCGGCTACGAGGGCCTCACCGAGGCCGCGGAGGCCGAGGGGGCCGAGGCCAAGACGGTCGAGTCGGCCGACGAGACGGTCTACGACGCCAACCTGTCGAACCTGGCCGACCAGGGCTGCAACCTGATCGTGACGGTGGGCTTCGCGCTCGCCGACGCCACCAAGACGGCGGCCGAGGCGAACTCGAACATCGACTACGCCACGATCGACGACGCGTCCATCACGGCCGACAACGTCAAGCCGATCACCTTCAACACCTCCGAGGCGGCGTTCCTCGCCGGCTACGCGGCGGCCAGCTACTCGAAGACCGGCACCGTCGGCACCTTCGGCGGCATGCAGTTCCCGACCGTGACCATCTTCATGGACGGCTTCGTCGACGGCGTCGAGTACTACAACGAGCAGAAGAGCGGCGACGTCAAGGTCGTCGGCTGGGACGTCGCGTCGCAGACCGGCACCTTCACCGGCGGCTTCGAGGCCGGCACCACGGCCAAGCAGAGCGCGCAGACCCTGATCGACCAGGGCGCCGACGTGATCCTGCCGGTCGGCGGCCCGATCTACCAGAGCGCCGCCGAGGCGATCCGCGACTCCGGCTCGGACATCGTCCTCGTCGGCGCCGACTCCGACACCTACGAGACGGACAGCGCCAACAGCGACCTGTTCCTCACCTCGGTGCTGAAGGGCATCAAGCAGGCGACGGACGACGTCACCACGCAGGCCTCGTCGGGCGACTTCTCGAACGAGCCCTACGTCGGCACGCTCGAGAACGACGGCGTCGGCATCGCGCCGTTCCACGACTTCGAGGACAAGGTCGACGCCGGCCTCTCGGACGAGCTGGACACCATCAAGGCAGGCATCATCGACGGCTCGATCCCCGTCGAGTCGCCGTCCTCGCTGACGAACTGA
- a CDS encoding ABC transporter ATP-binding protein, with protein sequence MKLELKGITKRFGALTANDHISLTVEPGEIHALLGENGAGKSTLMNVLYGLYQADEGEILLDDVVQQFAGPGDAMAAGIGMVHQHFMLVPVFTVAENVMLGHEETKGGGRLDLAAARAKVRDISRRFGFDIDPDAVVEELPVGVQQRVEIVKALSRDAKVLVFDEPTAVLTPQETDELMGIMRQLRDAGTGIVFITHKLREVREVASRITVIRLGKVVGEAEPSASNAELASLMVGRAVELTVQKGPADPGEAALVVESLRVVDPIGQVVVDDVSFEVRRGEVLAIAGVQGNGQTELTEAILGLQPRVQGRVSLDGRDITGHSVRRVLDAGVGFVPEDRNEDGLVGEFTVAENLMLDRSQSGPFVRRGSLRLAELAAFAVEKVREFDIRTQGITTPAGRLSGGNQQKVVLARELSRDLRLFVAAQPTRGIDVGSIEFVHKRIIATRDSGVPVIVVSTELDEVVALADRIAVMYRGTIIGIVPADTPRDVLGLMMAGEAPQTKETAA encoded by the coding sequence ATGAAGCTCGAGCTCAAGGGCATCACCAAGCGATTCGGCGCACTGACCGCCAACGACCACATCAGCCTCACCGTCGAGCCTGGAGAGATCCACGCTCTCCTGGGCGAGAACGGCGCCGGCAAGTCGACCCTGATGAACGTCCTCTACGGCCTGTACCAGGCCGACGAGGGCGAGATCCTGCTGGACGACGTCGTCCAGCAGTTCGCGGGCCCCGGCGACGCCATGGCCGCCGGCATCGGCATGGTGCACCAGCACTTCATGCTCGTGCCCGTCTTCACGGTCGCCGAGAACGTCATGCTCGGCCACGAGGAGACGAAGGGCGGCGGCCGCCTCGACCTGGCCGCGGCGCGGGCCAAGGTCCGTGACATCTCCCGCCGCTTCGGCTTCGACATCGACCCCGACGCCGTCGTCGAGGAGCTCCCGGTCGGCGTGCAGCAGCGTGTCGAGATCGTCAAGGCGCTGTCGCGCGACGCGAAGGTGCTCGTGTTCGACGAGCCCACCGCCGTGCTCACCCCGCAGGAGACGGACGAGCTGATGGGCATCATGCGCCAGCTCCGCGACGCGGGCACCGGCATCGTGTTCATCACCCACAAGCTGCGCGAGGTGCGCGAGGTCGCGTCGCGCATCACGGTGATCCGCCTCGGCAAGGTCGTCGGCGAGGCCGAGCCCTCCGCCAGCAACGCCGAGCTCGCCTCCCTCATGGTCGGCCGCGCGGTCGAGCTCACCGTGCAGAAGGGCCCCGCCGACCCCGGCGAGGCCGCCCTCGTCGTCGAGTCGCTCCGCGTGGTCGACCCGATCGGCCAGGTCGTCGTCGACGACGTCTCGTTCGAGGTGCGCCGCGGCGAGGTGCTCGCGATCGCGGGCGTCCAGGGCAACGGCCAGACCGAGCTGACCGAGGCGATCCTCGGCCTGCAGCCCCGCGTCCAGGGCCGCGTCTCGCTCGACGGCCGCGACATCACGGGCCACAGCGTGCGGCGAGTGCTCGACGCGGGCGTCGGGTTCGTCCCTGAAGACCGCAACGAGGACGGCCTCGTCGGCGAGTTCACCGTGGCCGAGAACCTCATGCTCGACCGGTCGCAGTCCGGGCCCTTCGTGCGTCGCGGCTCGCTGCGGCTCGCCGAGCTCGCGGCCTTCGCCGTCGAGAAGGTGCGCGAGTTCGACATCAGGACCCAGGGCATCACCACGCCGGCCGGTCGCCTCTCCGGCGGCAACCAGCAGAAGGTCGTCCTCGCGCGCGAGCTGAGCCGCGACCTCCGGCTGTTCGTGGCGGCGCAGCCGACGCGCGGCATCGACGTCGGCTCGATCGAGTTCGTGCACAAGCGCATCATCGCGACGCGCGACTCCGGCGTGCCCGTCATCGTCGTCTCCACCGAGCTCGACGAGGTCGTCGCGCTCGCCGACCGCATCGCGGTGATGTACCGCGGCACGATCATCGGCATCGTCCCGGCCGACACCCCGCGCGACGTGCTCGGGCTCATGATGGCCGGCGAGGCCCCCCAGACCAAGGAGACCGCGGCGTGA
- a CDS encoding ABC transporter permease, producing the protein MSDATTTTTPAPQGPPTGGGLEAGDSRGSRLLREVTTGNAAISVLAVVLALVVSGLLIGFTDPDVQATTGYFFSRPSDFFQAFWASVGGSYSSLFQGSVYNFRVDGFAAGIRPLTETLNYSVPLIAAGLGVALAFRVGLFNIGARGQMLIAAGAAGWVGFSFDLPLAVHLPLALLAGIAGGAVWGGIVGLLKARTGAHEVILTIMLNYVAFYLIAYALRTPGLLQAPGSPNPKSPATLPSAVLPDLFGARYNLNWGFLLVIVITAVVWWLINRSTLGFRFRAVGENPHAARTAGMNVKNIYLYAMLISGALAGVAGSTQVLGTLTTGFTSGIDAGIGFDAITVALLGRSRPWGVFGAGILFGALKAGGYSMQAANGVPIDIVLVVQSLIVLFVAAPPLVRSIFRLPAPGAPRVPRGSKKEAVVTK; encoded by the coding sequence GTGAGCGACGCGACGACCACGACCACCCCGGCGCCCCAGGGCCCCCCGACCGGAGGCGGCCTCGAGGCAGGCGACTCGCGCGGCTCGCGCCTGCTGCGTGAGGTCACCACCGGCAACGCGGCGATCTCCGTGCTCGCCGTCGTGCTGGCCCTCGTCGTCTCCGGGCTGCTGATCGGCTTCACCGATCCCGACGTCCAGGCGACGACCGGCTACTTCTTCTCTCGCCCCTCCGACTTCTTCCAGGCGTTCTGGGCATCGGTCGGCGGCTCGTACTCCTCGCTGTTCCAGGGGTCCGTCTACAACTTCCGGGTCGACGGCTTCGCGGCCGGCATCCGCCCCCTGACCGAGACGCTCAACTACTCGGTGCCCCTGATCGCCGCAGGCCTCGGCGTGGCCCTCGCCTTCCGCGTCGGCCTCTTCAACATCGGCGCCAGGGGCCAGATGCTGATCGCGGCCGGCGCCGCGGGCTGGGTCGGCTTCTCGTTCGACCTGCCCCTCGCCGTGCACCTGCCCCTCGCCCTGCTCGCGGGCATCGCGGGCGGTGCCGTCTGGGGCGGGATCGTCGGCCTCCTCAAGGCGCGCACCGGCGCCCACGAGGTGATCCTCACGATCATGCTCAACTACGTCGCGTTCTACCTGATCGCGTACGCCCTGCGCACCCCCGGCCTGCTGCAGGCTCCCGGCAGCCCCAACCCGAAGTCCCCGGCGACGCTGCCGAGCGCGGTGCTGCCCGACCTGTTCGGGGCCCGGTACAACCTTAACTGGGGCTTCCTGCTCGTCATCGTGATCACCGCGGTCGTCTGGTGGCTCATCAACCGGTCGACGCTCGGCTTCCGGTTCAGGGCCGTCGGCGAGAACCCGCACGCCGCACGCACCGCCGGCATGAACGTCAAGAACATCTACCTCTACGCGATGCTCATCTCGGGCGCCCTCGCCGGTGTCGCCGGCTCCACGCAGGTGCTCGGCACGCTCACCACCGGGTTCACCTCCGGCATCGACGCCGGCATCGGCTTCGACGCCATCACCGTCGCCCTCCTCGGTCGTTCGCGACCCTGGGGCGTCTTCGGCGCGGGCATCCTCTTCGGGGCGCTCAAGGCCGGCGGCTACTCCATGCAGGCGGCGAACGGGGTCCCCATCGACATCGTCCTCGTCGTCCAGTCCCTGATCGTGCTGTTCGTGGCGGCCCCGCCGCTGGTCCGCAGCATCTTCCGTCTGCCCGCGCCGGGTGCCCCTCGGGTGCCCCGCGGCTCGAAGAAGGAGGCGGTGGTCACCAAGTGA
- a CDS encoding ABC transporter permease: MSTLTPDTAVPAAPTPGLSRTTTRSYKAPIAFAVFTVIAVVLFVVNPREGSSTFRLATATDFFALPDAVVPSAATGIALTVVLAAVTVVAFLLARRAQRVPIWLVAVFGVLFLVAFLTWTSADATIPVPGLLLGALALSTPLIFGALGGVISERVGVVNVAIEGQLLAGAFVSAVVASATGSAYVGLASAMVAGVLVSMVLAVFSIRYIVDQVIVGVVLNVLVTGLTSFLYSQVLTKSEALNQGVRFPQLPIPGLSQIPIVGPVFFRQTIIVYLMYIAIAVVFYGLFRTRWGLRLRAVGEHPQAADTVGIKVNATRFWNVSLAGAIAGLGGAYFTLGSLGNFQKEMTAGAGFIALAAVIFGRWDPIRATLAALLFGFASNLQNVLGAIGSPVPSEFMLMLPYVVTIFAVAGLVGQSRGPAASGKPYVKS; the protein is encoded by the coding sequence GTGAGCACCCTCACCCCCGACACGGCGGTCCCCGCCGCGCCGACCCCCGGCCTCAGCCGCACCACCACGCGCAGCTACAAGGCGCCCATCGCGTTCGCGGTCTTCACCGTGATCGCCGTGGTCCTGTTCGTCGTGAACCCCCGCGAGGGATCGAGCACCTTCCGTCTCGCCACCGCGACCGACTTCTTCGCGCTGCCCGACGCCGTGGTGCCCTCGGCGGCCACCGGCATCGCGCTCACGGTCGTGCTCGCCGCCGTGACCGTCGTGGCGTTCCTGCTCGCCCGTCGGGCTCAGCGGGTGCCGATCTGGCTCGTGGCCGTCTTCGGCGTCCTCTTCCTCGTCGCGTTCCTCACCTGGACGAGCGCCGACGCCACGATCCCCGTCCCCGGCCTGCTGCTCGGGGCCCTCGCGCTCAGCACCCCGCTGATCTTCGGCGCCCTCGGCGGCGTCATCAGCGAGCGGGTCGGCGTCGTGAACGTGGCCATCGAGGGCCAGCTGCTCGCCGGCGCCTTCGTGTCGGCCGTCGTCGCGTCGGCGACCGGGTCCGCGTACGTGGGCCTCGCCTCCGCGATGGTGGCCGGCGTGCTCGTGTCGATGGTCCTGGCCGTCTTCAGCATCCGGTACATCGTCGACCAGGTGATCGTCGGCGTCGTGCTGAACGTGCTGGTCACGGGGCTCACGAGCTTCCTGTACTCGCAGGTCCTCACGAAGTCCGAGGCTCTCAACCAGGGCGTCCGGTTCCCGCAGCTGCCGATCCCCGGGCTCAGCCAGATCCCGATCGTCGGGCCGGTGTTCTTCCGCCAGACGATCATCGTGTACCTGATGTACATCGCGATCGCCGTGGTCTTCTACGGGCTCTTCCGCACGCGGTGGGGCCTTCGCCTCCGCGCGGTCGGCGAGCACCCGCAGGCAGCCGACACCGTGGGCATCAAGGTCAACGCGACCCGCTTCTGGAACGTCTCGCTCGCAGGCGCCATCGCTGGTCTCGGCGGTGCGTACTTCACGCTCGGCTCGCTCGGCAACTTCCAGAAGGAGATGACGGCGGGCGCCGGGTTCATCGCCCTCGCCGCGGTCATCTTCGGCCGGTGGGACCCGATCAGGGCGACGCTCGCGGCGCTGCTCTTCGGCTTCGCGTCGAACCTCCAGAACGTGCTCGGCGCCATCGGGTCGCCGGTCCCCAGCGAGTTCATGCTGATGCTGCCGTACGTCGTCACGATCTTCGCCGTCGCCGGCCTCGTCGGCCAGTCCCGGGGCCCGGCCGCGTCCGGCAAGCCCTACGTCAAGTCGTGA
- a CDS encoding cytidine deaminase, translating into MSVAETTDWEALREAAREAMTKAYVPYSRFPVGAAALTADGRLVTGCNIENASYGITLCAECSLVSDLVMGGGGQLVAFACVDGNGGVLMPCGRCRQLLYEHSHETMVLDTVSGLKSIDEVIPDAFGPRQLEQYRDSQS; encoded by the coding sequence GTGAGCGTCGCCGAGACCACCGACTGGGAGGCGCTCCGAGAGGCCGCCAGGGAGGCGATGACCAAGGCCTACGTGCCGTACTCCCGGTTCCCCGTGGGCGCCGCCGCGCTGACGGCCGACGGCCGGCTCGTCACCGGCTGCAACATCGAGAACGCCTCGTACGGCATCACCCTGTGCGCCGAGTGCTCGCTCGTCAGCGACCTCGTCATGGGAGGCGGCGGCCAGCTCGTCGCGTTCGCCTGCGTCGACGGCAACGGCGGGGTCCTGATGCCCTGCGGCCGCTGCCGCCAGCTGCTCTACGAGCACTCCCACGAGACGATGGTGCTCGACACCGTCTCCGGCCTCAAGTCCATCGACGAGGTGATCCCGGACGCGTTCGGGCCCCGTCAACTCGAGCAGTACCGCGACTCGCAGTCGTAG
- a CDS encoding thymidine phosphorylase yields MTTSDTATTASSTSVEPFDTVDLIRVKRRGDALETPQIDWLIDAYTRGYVADEQMAALTMAIFLNGMERREIRDMTLAMIRSGETMDFTGLGKTTVDKHSTGGVGDKITLPLAPLVASFGVAVPQLSGRGLGHTGGTLDKLESIPGWQASISNERMREIMADSGAVVCAAGSGLAPADGKLYALRDITGTVEAIPLIASSIMSKKIAEGTAALVLDVKFGSGAFIQDIEQSRLLAQTMVDLGKDAGVATTALLTDMNVPLGLTIGNALEVRESIETLAGGGPSDIRELTVALAREMLTLAGQPDADVEAALDDGRAMDAWKTMIRAQGGDPDAALPTARETHVVTAGRSGFVTEQQALPFGIGAWRLGAGRARKQDPVQAAAGIELHAKLGDAVVEGQPLFTLHADEPARFERALEAVEGAWAIGDERVERGPLVAGRVS; encoded by the coding sequence ATGACCACCAGCGACACCGCCACCACCGCCTCCTCGACGTCTGTCGAGCCCTTCGACACGGTCGACCTCATCCGCGTGAAGCGACGCGGCGACGCGCTCGAGACTCCCCAGATCGACTGGCTGATCGACGCCTACACCCGCGGCTACGTCGCGGACGAGCAGATGGCCGCGCTCACGATGGCGATCTTCCTGAACGGCATGGAGCGCCGCGAGATCCGCGACATGACGCTGGCGATGATCCGCAGCGGCGAGACGATGGACTTCACGGGCCTCGGCAAGACGACGGTCGACAAGCACTCGACCGGGGGAGTGGGCGACAAGATCACCCTGCCCCTGGCGCCCTTGGTCGCCTCCTTCGGGGTCGCCGTGCCGCAGCTCTCCGGCCGTGGCCTCGGGCACACCGGCGGCACGCTCGACAAGCTCGAGTCGATCCCCGGCTGGCAGGCGTCGATCTCGAACGAGCGGATGCGCGAGATCATGGCCGACTCGGGCGCGGTCGTCTGCGCTGCCGGCTCGGGCCTCGCCCCCGCCGACGGCAAGCTCTACGCACTCCGCGACATCACGGGCACGGTCGAGGCGATCCCGCTGATCGCGTCGTCGATCATGAGCAAGAAGATCGCGGAGGGCACGGCGGCGCTCGTGCTCGACGTGAAGTTCGGCTCCGGCGCGTTCATCCAGGACATCGAGCAGTCGCGCCTGCTGGCGCAGACGATGGTCGACCTCGGCAAGGACGCGGGCGTCGCGACGACCGCGCTGCTCACTGACATGAACGTCCCGCTCGGCCTGACCATCGGCAACGCGCTCGAGGTCCGCGAGTCGATCGAGACCCTGGCAGGAGGCGGTCCGTCCGACATCCGCGAGCTGACGGTCGCGCTCGCCCGCGAGATGCTCACCCTCGCTGGCCAGCCCGACGCCGACGTCGAGGCCGCCCTCGACGACGGGCGGGCGATGGACGCCTGGAAGACCATGATCCGCGCCCAGGGAGGCGACCCCGACGCGGCCCTGCCCACCGCCCGCGAGACGCACGTCGTGACCGCAGGTCGGAGCGGCTTCGTGACCGAGCAGCAGGCGCTGCCCTTCGGCATCGGGGCCTGGCGCCTCGGAGCCGGTCGTGCCCGCAAGCAGGACCCTGTGCAGGCGGCCGCGGGCATCGAGCTGCACGCCAAGCTCGGCGACGCCGTCGTCGAGGGGCAGCCGCTCTTCACGCTGCACGCCGACGAGCCCGCGCGGTTCGAGCGAGCGCTCGAGGCGGTCGAGGGCGCGTGGGCCATCGGCGACGAGCGCGTCGAGCGCGGCCCGCTGGTCGCCGGCCGCGTCTCCTGA